CAGTCGAatctgaaagagaagaaacccATCACATCTTTATGGAAAATAGTGGGAGTATTCAGGTAAAATTCTTGTTGATCAAAATATGAcgaaatattttgaaattgaaattttcCAGACAGAAATTTGATGTACAGTTAAAAAGAAACTCTTTTTCTGTAGAAACTCATTGCAGCATTTGAAGGCCTCCGCACTCAAGCAGAGGCTGATCAGCAAGAGATGCAGAAAGGTTGGTTTTTAAAGAATTACTTTTAGGCTTTTCTCAACAGGTACTCCAAAttgtaacacattttaataGGTCAGAACTAACACAGAATATAATCCGTTTTGTAATTTACTTGGGATGATTTTGTTAATAGATTGAAAACACCTGCACCACAAATATTATGaacctttttatattttttctccagTCAAAGTGGGCTTACAGCAATTTGAGATTGTGAAAGAGAAATTTAAAGAAGAATTTGacatgaaagagaaagaggttaGTAACATTAAACTAGATATAGATCAGCTTGTTTTTGAACGCAATGTTGTCATaagttttcaaacaaacaacttgAGGAGTTACACTTCATTCACAGGTGGCAGTTCTTCAAACAGATCTTCAGAAACAGGAAAATGAACTACAAAAGATCCTACTGGACTTCCATGAAACCCAGAAGCACTGCAAACAGCTTAAAGACACAACAAGTAAGTTCATTATTAGATTTCAAGACGAAGCGATCACGGCTGCTTATGTTGCTTTTTTGCACCATTTtgcaaaaaataacatttgtgacattttgtgTAGTAAAACTCATTTACGGAATGTTTTGCACCCACAAATTTGACCGTCAGCTCACATGTTGAAGTATTATCTGTATTAATGAAATGATAGCTTTTACTCTTTATGTTTGCAATGTCTCTGTACTTATTGTGactaataaatacatttattttccttcaatTTATACTAAGTAAGCAGTGTAAGTACATCTTGTAAATCCTTGTTAAATATCTACTGGTACTTTCTTTACAGATGAACAATATGAACTTCTCAAAAGCTCAGAAACTGAAAAGGAATCCCTTATTCAAAAACTGCAGAGTGTGGAGCAGTGCTTGAAAGAAAGtgatgtgagtgtgttgtgattCAAGTCATTGTGAGTAAAACTTGGACTCTTTGGGCTCTCTGCATAGTCATTAAaccgttttttatttttcttcttaggAACAACGTGAAGCCATTGCTGCACTGCTGAAAGAAAGTAAAGAAGAGTATGCAGAGATGATTCAGAGCAAAGATTTCAGCCTCCAGGAGTTCAGCAGAGTTAAAAATCAACAAGCAGAGAAGCTGGAGCAGATTCAGACAACTATGCAGGAGCTACAGAATTCTCTAGCCTCAGAGATACAGAAGTATAACTTTCTCCTAAAAAATCACAGCATTGTTCAGATGAAACAAAGTTATATATCATGGTCTAATGTTCCTTTCATGACTAACTTTAAGGGCCGAAGAACTTGAGGATAAACTAATCGCAAACAAGGGGGAACTTGAAAGTAAAATAACTCTTTTAGGTAACTTGCTGATggatatatacaaatatatatatatatatatatatatatatatatatagatatcaTTTTTATATTCATGCCCTGTTACCctgacacaaaatgtttatccaTCAGGAGAGAGCCTGGAGCAGAGTGCAATGAAAGATGGGCGGATCAAAGACCTAGAGGATGAActggtgatttgttttttattatttggttATTATTATAGAATATTGGTATTCTATGTAAATACACTAATCATTGTATTGGGAAGAATCCAAAACACTTACATTAAACACTCATACTAAGCTTCTTTGTGCtaggacaaacaaacaaagtccaTTGAGTCCATTCAGTGTAAGATAGGCATAACTGAAATCAGAGTAAAGGAGCTTGAAGCCGAGCTtttaaggaaaaacaaagaagcacGGCTATTTAAGGTAATGTTAAGAGGAATATATGATGTTTATTACATTGGCTAATACTCATACCGAAAATGTAAGCCTTATatacattattttattgatgCAGAATGAAGCAGATGTTGTCTCTGCTGAAAACAATATGCTGAAGAAGACTTGTGAAGCTGCTGAAaaggaacacagagacttaaaggAGAAATCAGCAGCAACAAAGGTTTTTATATCAATTCCTAGGGATGTGCATTTAAGGCAAAATTACTTTTTGAAAAGTCACTGGCAATTCTttgaataaaattaaaataactgcaacaccccccacacacatgcacacactttcttGCTTTATTTGCAGAAAGACAGCCTCATTCACCTTCATCTGTCTTTAACAGCACTAAACGGTGATAAGAGACCGTgatgcagcagaggaggaggaatgtaCAGGTGTTACAGAGTAGTGAATGACTACGGACAgaagtgatgaaaaacaaagctaGATGATCTGCTGATtaacacacagatccacattATGAAACATCAGTATCCTAAATTGGAGTTCATTAACCTGATGCCAACAAGAAAAAACTTCATtctaagaggcagaaatcttgggcaaaaccagactcatgatgaacagtaATCTGTCGAAACTGCGCCAGAATGGGATAGAGATTTAGATATATCATCTGTGGTAGTACAGCATAACAACCAGGAGACAGTAATATTTCAAAAATTTATTTTCAAGATGAGATGAAAGTTGggtgaaatctttaaaaaaaaaagtaaattaattAATGACTATTCAAAAACCGTGTTCCATTccaaaaaaatgtgtcctcTTGCTGCCCTCAATGTGTCTTAGATTTTGTGGAGATAATGAAAACATAAGCAGTGATAAATTTCAATCTATATCAGTGTTGTTGAGTCACCAAACCTTGAGTCTACTCTTGTCTCGAGTCCCCAGTGCTCACCTGGGTCAAGTCAAGAGTCCTGTATGTCAGGACTTGAGTTGGACCCAAGTCCAAGCTCTGGactcaagtactacaacactgaTTCTGAAACAGGTCGTGTCTTCACagcagtatgtttttttatatacccTCAGATCAAAGTGCAGAAGCTGGAGCACCAGTTGTTTTCtgaaatagagaaaaataaagaaaacacctgTCAGATGGAACAGTTGAACAAAGACATCACACAGCATGAGTGAGTATTTATTGCACACCACCCCATAATATCAGCATGCACACTAGCTTATTGTAATTTGAATGTCTAATGTATGATTTGTGTCCTTTTTAagagaaaagtacaaatacCTATTATCCAACTTTAATGGGCTGCAGTCTGAGAAGAAAGCCATTGAACAGCAGTTTGAGAGTGGATCTTCTAATGTGAAAGCTATTGAGGCAAACATTAAGGTCTGAATTTTTCTAATCAAAATTAAAAGATAATTTCAGGTGTACAGCATCTGTATACATTTGGTTTTATGTCTGTTACTGAATGCTTGTTTGTTCAGGTTAGTGAGGAGAAGGCTGCAAAGCTTACAAGAGAAATTCAAAGACTGGAGGAAGAAAATCTGTGTTTACGGTAAGTTTACTCTTTGGAGACCTAAAGATTTTTGACACTGAGTAGTTTTCAAGATTTATACAAATGTTTTCTAAATTAAACAGAGAGGAGGTAAACTCATGTAAAACCAGAATCCAAGGGAAATATCAGGAAACGGAGACTCTACAGAAGCAAATTGAAGAAAAAGTAAGTATGCCAACAAAATCAATCATTACACAAACTGATTTTAGTTTGTAAAGTGgaaaattatgatttttgtGTGCATAGGGTGAACATTTGCAGGAGGAAATCAcagaaaaggagacaaaaatCAAATCTGTGGAAACAAAGGTGACCAtaatacttatatatatatatatttatatattttgttgtttttttcagaacaaAGTGCTTAAGAAACAAATAGCAAAGGAGATTGCAAAATCCAATGAGCTTGAAACTGTGGTATGGTGAAGTgtctttattcatatttatctcAAACTTTTAAATTAGTAAGTATAGCCCTGTGTGATGTAGATGTTTGTTTGCCCATAGATCAACAATCTTTACGAGGAGTCCCAGAACCTTAAACAAATGAAAGTGGAAGACCATCAGAAATTGCTGAACGATCTCGAGTCCAAATCAACATCCGCAACTGAGCTTGAAAACGAGGTGATTTTCACAATAGTGTTATGTTAATATTTTCAGCCCTTTAGACTAAATAATATGAATAACAAACACGTTGTCTTGAAGGTAAAAAAGCTCAGAATAACAACAGCAGAGGCCGTCAAGAACAAGGACGAGGCAGAACTCAAATGTCAACAGAAGATAGCAAATATGGTCGCACTAATGGAGAAACACAAGGTACGCTCATCATAATGGTTATGTGCCATCTGAAAAAGGTCTCTTCCAGCAGCATTGTTGATCCAAAGACTTTTTGCATtgaaaggaatttgacttgtcATTACTAGAGCCAGTATGACCTGATGGTTGAAGAGAAGGATGCAGAGCTTGAtgagaacaaaaagagagagatggaggcgGTTTGCCAGAAGAAATCACTGGTATGATACTGCAATGTCATACATTAGTTATTAAATGAAAAAGTGACTGATTGAAATTCATTATTTAACATTCCAACCCTTCTTTTAAACCAGGAGTTGGATCTTTTGAAGAATAAGACAGACAATGATAAGCTGAAGCAACAGCTGAAGACAGAAGTGTCAAAGAAGGTACATTAAGTCTTTGTTtgaatctgtttatttttggcTCCTTACTTGAGCAAGATGTACTTTGTTATATGAGAGACGCTTCATTCTCTGACAAACACTTTTGATTGCTTTTAGGCAAACCTGCAGAAGGAGCTTTCGGatttgaagaaagaaatgtcATCAATGAAAATCATTCAGCTATCAGGATCAGGAAACAATCAGGTACAAACCTGCATATGAGCAAATAGGGAGCCACTAATTGCCATTGTTTATCATTTGTATCTAACCAAGATTTCATCTTAAAATTCTAGTCTCCTGCCTTAAAATCCACACAAGGGAAATCATCAGATACTCCAAAAGACAGTTTTGCAACGAGACACGTGTTTGACTTCTCCGAGAGCAGAAAAACTCCTTCCCATAGTAAAGTCTCAAGAAGTACTGCAGTGATGAAGAATGACGTGAGTTGAATCTAATTTTTTCACGTAGTAAACTGTCTCATCTCATTAATTGAGATGGAGATGAAATCATGAAGTTGTAAATTCTTCATTAATTTCTATCTAATTATTACTCAAAATTGTAACGATGTTTACAGTTTCAAACAATTGTGATTGAAGCTAGTATACACATTGTATTCACTTGTCTATTTTTCCATTCAGAGCCCCATCCCATTAAAGGTGCTACCTTCTTACCTTTTAACTGtattttcattccttttttattcAGATCTCCTctccattattcattattattgtgtgtgaagaaaataaatagaagGTGTTTTGGTGGGGTTTAGTCTATAagctatgtatgtatgtatgtgtgtaattAAAACTGTGTCCTCATGTTGTTCTTAATTAATGCTTTTCATATCATGAGTCACTGCATGCTATAACCAAATGAGCACTTGTAAATTTAAATACTGTAAcattctttgtcttctttacaGGATAAAGAATCTGATGCTGAATCCATCAGAACACCATGTGGAACATCACAAAAGAACCAGGTAGATGGCAGTTTGATGTATTACTGAGCAAATGTGATTAGATAATAGAGACTGGTATCAACACATTAATTCAGTTTATGATTACGTTTACTGTTTCTTTCAAAATACTGCACACTGACATTGATTTTGCATCATAGGAAATTCAAAATGGAGACCTGAAAACCCCACAAAGTGTTTCAAAAAGGATTGGAGGAACCTCAAAGATCAAAGTAATTTAATTCAGTTTCATTCTGACATTTcccaaaatgaataaaaaaatattcatcacTTCTGCTGACATTCACTCCTTGAATTCCCTTACAGTCCTACAGAATAAGGACACCCCCTTCTACTGAAAAGACTGTATGCTGGAAGAAAACGATTGAGCTTGACCCCAAGTCAGACAGCTCCGATCTAGGTGATCTCCTGGTAagtttaatgaaactttttgTATCATGAATTGTATTTGATCGTTTGTGTTAAGTTGCTGGAGAAGATGATTCTGgttcctctttctaaaagaccTTTGCAAGTGCACTGCCAGCCAACTTTTCTGCTCCATCCTGCGaacaaaacatcttcaaaaagGTAATCTGTCCAAAGTCCAGCAATGCTATTTGAAAGactatatttagaaaaaaataataatttgtggGCATTTTCATTCAATCAGATCCAGAGTCCAGCTGTTCATAAATCACCAGGGAACTCCTTAAAGTTAGCTGCAATGAAAAGGATGAGAGATGCTGGGTGGACTGCTGTTACTggctgtaacaaaaaaaaaaagaggaccaATGAGAAGATCTTTGCTTAAATAGTCCTGTGACAGGTTAGACACAATAACCGTATCTGAGAGGTTTAGGTGTTCATATTCCATCTTTCATGGTTTATATAATTACATTTGGGATAAAATAATAAGTAAATACCAGGCAAATGAATTTCACAGCATGCATTGAAAGTATTGTAATGAACTTGCTTAACAGTATTGTTTACAATTGAAAGTTGTATTGGCTAATATTCCTACAATTTTAGCTCATTGTTCTTCATTGCAATTTAAGTGACTGATTCACCATTCCAGTTTTTTAGTTGTTTGAATTGTGTTCAAGttctgtttggtgttttttttttactatctaGAAGAATTGGTCTTTGTTGGTGTTTAAATGG
The Labrus mixtus chromosome 7, fLabMix1.1, whole genome shotgun sequence DNA segment above includes these coding regions:
- the sycp1 gene encoding synaptonemal complex protein 1, with translation MERHRGFAFKLLVPPRFNEGQAAVRPQEILENCDFMKTLDQVRLYSQQNNLNPGKLYTKLLDEVEKIKYWKIKVDADTVQKERRLQENKRTIETQRKAIKELQFGNESLTIKLEERISENEDLRNKHNVTRNLCKETFERSTEKMHLFESEREETHHIFMENSGSIQKLIAAFEGLRTQAEADQQEMQKVKVGLQQFEIVKEKFKEEFDMKEKEVAVLQTDLQKQENELQKILLDFHETQKHCKQLKDTTNEQYELLKSSETEKESLIQKLQSVEQCLKESDEQREAIAALLKESKEEYAEMIQSKDFSLQEFSRVKNQQAEKLEQIQTTMQELQNSLASEIQKAEELEDKLIANKGELESKITLLGESLEQSAMKDGRIKDLEDELCSPGSSQESCMSGLELDPSPSSGLKYYNTDSETGRVFTAVCFFIYPQIKVQKLEHQLFSEIEKNKENTCQMEQLNKDITQHEEKYKYLLSNFNGLQSEKKAIEQQFESGSSNVKAIEANIKVSEEKAAKLTREIQRLEEENLCLREEVNSCKTRIQGKYQETETLQKQIEEKGEHLQEEITEKETKIKSVETKVTIILIYIYIYIFCCFFQNKVLKKQIAKEIAKSNELETVINNLYEESQNLKQMKVEDHQKLLNDLESKSTSATELENEVKKLRITTAEAVKNKDEAELKCQQKIANMVALMEKHKSQYDLMVEEKDAELDENKKREMEAVCQKKSLELDLLKNKTDNDKLKQQLKTEVSKKANLQKELSDLKKEMSSMKIIQLSGSGNNQSPALKSTQGKSSDTPKDSFATRHVFDFSESRKTPSHSKVSRSTAVMKNDDKESDAESIRTPCGTSQKNQEIQNGDLKTPQSVSKRIGGTSKIKSYRIRTPPSTEKTVCWKKTIELDPKSDSSDLGDLLVSLMKLFTFASALPANFSAPSCEQNIFKKIQSPAVHKSPGNSLKLAAMKRMRDAGWTAVTGCNKKKKRTNEKIFA